The following DNA comes from Apus apus isolate bApuApu2 chromosome 24, bApuApu2.pri.cur, whole genome shotgun sequence.
AGGCCAGggctcccaccacctccctgcagctggggtcATCTGGAAAAAACACTTTTGCTTTAGCCCAGGCTGGCCTAGGACATGgtgctcccagtgctcccagcccCATGCCTGACCCTCactggtgcccccagccccactcacGGTAGCGGATACGGATGGGCCAGACCATGATGCAGCACAGAGAGACAATGGCAGCGATGGCAATGCCTCCAGTGACCAACACCATCACCCAGTGGTAGAAGCTgatgcaggcagggcagcagagctccgtcctgcagggagagggcagggacGTGGCTTGGTGGCCAGGACCAGAGCCCGTCCCAGTGCTGCCCAAGTGCTCTGAGGCTGCTGAGAGCAGTCCCACGGCCTCTGTGTCAGGACTAGTTCACATTTAGATGTGAGGGAAATGTCCAGGACAATGAGAGAGGGCAGCACCCTGGACACAGAGATCCCCAGCCCCTTTGTGGGTCCCACAGGTGTTAATCTAGGGCTGAAGAGAAGTCAGGGAAGCATTTAAGACAAATCAGAGCTTGTTTCCTCCACCCACGTCTTGCTCTGAACCAGGGTTGGGGCATTCCCAAGCACAAACAGCCTGGGTGAGATGgactgagagcagccctggggaaaaggacttgggggtgttggttgatggaAATatcatgagccagcaacatacacttgcagcccagaaagatgtgggctgcatcaaaaacagcatggccagcaggttaaTGGGGGgatttagtctggagaagagaaggctccagggagatgttAGAGCacttcagtacctgaaggggttacaggaaagctggagaggggcttcttacaagggcagggagtgatgggatgagggggaatggcttcaagctgaaATGGGTGGAGATTTAGATgtgacattaggaagaaattctttgctgtgagggtggtgagagcctggcccaggttgcccagggaagctgtggctgccccatccctggcagtgttgaagggcaggttggatggggcttggagcagcctgggctggtgggaggtgtccctgcccatgcagggggacgGGACtggatgattttgaaggtcccttccatcccaaaccagcTTGGGATTCTTTATTTGCTGTCTGGCCCCGCCGCTGCAGGGTTCCCGCCCCGCGGGGACGCTTACGGGCAGGGGTGCAGGTTCTGGATGGCCATCACCGCCAGCCCGTTGGCCATCTTGTCCGTGAAGCTCATGGCGCCGTAGACGAAGGCTCCGCTGTGCTGCCCGGGGAGAGGAAACCTCCTGAGCCGCTGCGGGAGCCGTGTGCCCTCTGATGGGCTGAGCCCGCACTGCAGCCGGGCCCGCACCGCGGCTGCGTGAGCATCCCGCGCCGCTGGGACACCCTGCTGGGACACCCCGCTGGGACACCCTGCTGGGACACCCTGCTGGGACATCCCTCTGGGGCACCCTGCTGGGACACCCCGCTGGGACACCCTGCTGGGACACCCTGCTGGGACATCCCTCTGGGACACCCCGCTGGGACACCCTGCTGGGACATCCCTCTGGGACATCCCTCTGGGACACCCTGCTGGGACACCCTGCTGGGACATCCCTCTGGGACATCCCTCTGGGACACCCTGCTGGGACACCCCTCTGGGACacccccctccctcctggctgggAGGAGCAGATGTACCGTGTTGGTGCCGATGAGATCTGCTGTCATGGAGAGGGAAGTGACCAggatggtggcagagccagctcccagcagcacgGCTGCCCCGTAGATCTCAGCTCCCATCTGCTTGGTCAGGGTCACCCAGGAGGCGAAGGCCAAGATCACCAAGATGCCCGCGAAGTAggtgagctgctccaggccagagtggggacaggcagagggagaggggacagcTCAGTCTCTGGCTGGCTGGACAGGGCACAGGGGCCAGCCAGGGACCTGCAGGAACAGCCCTGGCTCTCCCCTGGCTGGGTTTAAATGAGGAGCCCCTCACCCTGCCCACCACCCACTCTGTCCCAGTGGgacctgtgctgcagcagggggagaGCCACAGAGGATGCACAGGGGGTCCCCACTTCCTGGCCAGGCTCCAGTGTGCTCTGCTCACTCATGTGGTCAAAGATCTGGGTCTAACCTTGGGTGTAACTCAAACCTCACCAGGCCCCCAGGACTCACATTTCGACCTATCCACTTATTTACAGGCTTcatgaggaaggaggagaggaagccACTGATGTACATCACGAGGGGGATGGTGGCGATGTATTTCTGCAAGAGGTAAGGACAGGGAGAAGATGAGCTTGGGACCATCAGCACAGGACCCCTGCCAACACCACCTCATCAGGCAGGCAGGGACCTGCTCCATTCCCAccttgggcagcagcagcgAGTTGGTCAGGTACATGGCAATGTAGGTCTGGGAAAGGTTGACGATGAGCCTGGTGGACATGTAGAGCATGGCAACCTGTGGGGGGACAGGACAGAACCTCTCAGCCCGTGCAGACTGGAGGTAGAGAAGGCGGGCACCTTCCATGCCCAACCCTGCCATGGCAGAGTTGCCCACAGAGGAGGGGACAGCACCCTGCTGTGGTCAGTGGGTGCCCAGGACAGCCCATCTGCATTCTGACCCacagcagcccaggacaggCACCACAAGCCCTTCCTGCAGGTAGAAGGTACCTGGTAGAAGGCAGGTTCCAGCAGCCAGTCCTTCCAGATCAGCAGTGGGTGCACGGGGCTTGCTGgctccttctgcagcagtgGGGTGCTCTCCTCCAGCTGGGGCAGCAAGCGCGGTGGGTATGGCTTCTCTTTGGTGCCCAGGTGGAAGATGAGGGAGAACAGGGCCCCCAGCCCCAACACAATGAGGGACAGGTTCTGGGTGAGACAGAGGGAGTGAGCATAGTAAGGGGGGGCTTTGCCTGCACCTCATCCACCCCCCAGCAGTCTGGTGGATGAAGAGGGTTTCCCAAAAACCCAGGGAGAGCTCAGAGCAGCCCCTGTGGCAGGTACCACTTCAGAACACTGCTGTGTCACTCCCTCTGGTCCTTCCTCAGTTGAGCCATGTCCCACCTAGAGAAGCGACAACCCCAGGGAACGAGCCTTGCCACTAACCCGAAATATTGGGACATCCTGGATGCCAAGGTGCTCTGTGCGGTCAGGCTGGTCCACCTGGAAGTTCAGCAGGAGCCAGGCCAGGCCGTAGACAGCGATATTGGCCACGACAGTAAAGGCATACCTGGGGAGAGACAGCACCCCAGGGTGATGCAGAGGGACAAGCACAGCTCCAAGCTCAGCAGGGACTCTTTGACCCAAGGCTGCCCTCCAAGCCAGCTCTGCTACAGCCAGCTCTGCATCCCAGTGTCACTGCTCAGATGACACCTCCGAGAGCACAGGGCACCTGGCCAGGCCTTACCAGGGCTCCTCCCAGCAGGCACAATGCAAGCCCCAGGGCATAGAGTCATAGAAGAGAATCcctgaattatttcagttggaaaagaccgttaagatcatcaggtccaactgctcacccagccctgccaaggccaccactgccccatgtcccccagcaccac
Coding sequences within:
- the MFSD12 gene encoding major facilitator superfamily domain-containing protein 12; translated protein: MAEAAAGAAGLPLRARLSFAAGHFLNDLCASLWFTYLLLYLHAVLGYGHRLAGALLLAGQAADGLCTPLLGYETDRSAGCGRYGRRKSWHLAGTTCVLVSFPFIFNPCLACKESTPQWAAFIYYLPFIIIFQFGWAATQISHLSLIPELVTSDHEKVELTAFRYAFTVVANIAVYGLAWLLLNFQVDQPDRTEHLGIQDVPIFRNLSLIVLGLGALFSLIFHLGTKEKPYPPRLLPQLEESTPLLQKEPASPVHPLLIWKDWLLEPAFYQVAMLYMSTRLIVNLSQTYIAMYLTNSLLLPKKYIATIPLVMYISGFLSSFLMKPVNKWIGRNLTYFAGILVILAFASWVTLTKQMGAEIYGAAVLLGAGSATILVTSLSMTADLIGTNTHSGAFVYGAMSFTDKMANGLAVMAIQNLHPCPTELCCPACISFYHWVMVLVTGGIAIAAIVSLCCIMVWPIRIRYHAVCLQGLSGAEPSCRGTDGTEGQSQSSTVN